CCAGTCCACCCGGCGGGACGGCCGTACGTCGAGCACATTTCCCGGGACACGGCACCGGGTCTGCCGTCTACAACCGCCTGGTCAGGTCTGCGCCATGTCCACGAAGCGCGAGTAGTGGCCCTGGAAGGCGACGGTGATCGTCGCCGTCGGGCCGTTACGGTGCTTGCCCACGATGATGTCGGCCTCGCCCGCGCGCGGGGACTCCTTCTCGTACGCGTCCTCGCGGTGCAGCAGGATGACCATGTCGGCGTCCTGCTCGATGGAACCGGACTCACGCAGGTCGGACACCATCGGCTTCTTGTCGGTGCGCTGCTCGGGACCGCGGTTCAGCTGCGAGAGCGCGATCACCGGGACCTCCAGCTCCTTCGCCAGCAGCTTGAGGTTTCGGGACATGTCCGAGACCTCCTGCTGACGGCTCTCCTGGCGCTTGGAGCCACCGGCCTGCATCAGCTGCAGATAGTCGATGATCACCAGCTTGATGTCGCTGCGCTGCTTGAGCCGACGGCACTTCGCGCGGATCTCCATCATCGACAGGTTCGGGGAATCGTCGATGTAGAGCGGCGCGGACGACACCTCGGGCATCCGTCGAGCCAGCCGCGTCCAGTCCTCGTCGGTCATGGTGCCGGAGCGCATGTGGTGCAGGGCGACGCGGGCCTCGGCGGACAGCAGACGCATCGCGATCTCGTTGCGCCCCATTTCGAGGGAGAAGATGACGCTCGGGAGGTTGTTCTTGATCGATGCCGCGCGAGCGAAGTCGAGCGCGAGTGTGGACTTACCCATGGCGGGACGAGCCGCGATGACGATCATCTGGCCCGGGTGCAGACCGTTGGTGAGCGAGTCGAGGTCGGTGAACCCGGTGGGCACACCTGTCATCTCGCCGCTGCGTGAGCCGATCGCCTCGATCTCGTCGAGCGCGCCCTCCATGATGTCGCCGAGCGGAAGGTAGTCCTCGCTGGTCCGCTGCTCGGTGACGGCGTAGATCTCGGCCTGGGCCCGGTTGACGATCTCGTCGACGTCGTCGTCGGCCGCGTATCCCATCTGGGTGATGCGGGTGCCGGCC
The nucleotide sequence above comes from Streptomyces sp. N50. Encoded proteins:
- the dnaB gene encoding replicative DNA helicase, which codes for MSISEPLDDPWAESGPSDRLPASRRRGDGGRGRDEQHDRGREGGEWEGAGSAFERVPPQDLDAEQSVLGGMLLSKDAIADVVEVLKGHDFYKPAHETIYQAILDVYAKGEPADPITIAAELTKRGEINKVGGASYLHTLVQTVPTAANAEYYAEIVHERAVLRRLVEAGTRITQMGYAADDDVDEIVNRAQAEIYAVTEQRTSEDYLPLGDIMEGALDEIEAIGSRSGEMTGVPTGFTDLDSLTNGLHPGQMIVIAARPAMGKSTLALDFARAASIKNNLPSVIFSLEMGRNEIAMRLLSAEARVALHHMRSGTMTDEDWTRLARRMPEVSSAPLYIDDSPNLSMMEIRAKCRRLKQRSDIKLVIIDYLQLMQAGGSKRQESRQQEVSDMSRNLKLLAKELEVPVIALSQLNRGPEQRTDKKPMVSDLRESGSIEQDADMVILLHREDAYEKESPRAGEADIIVGKHRNGPTATITVAFQGHYSRFVDMAQT